The Ovis aries strain OAR_USU_Benz2616 breed Rambouillet chromosome X, ARS-UI_Ramb_v3.0, whole genome shotgun sequence genomic sequence AGAATTAGCTTCTTTGATTTGAGCTTCATGATTTTAAGTCATACTTCTTTTCTGTATAATTTCTCTAACATGTGCCATTGTCTATTGTGCTAGGTTGACTTGAGCTCCCCTGAAGGATATGTTGGTAtcatccttggtggctcagtggtaaagaaccagcttgccaatacgggagatctgggtttgacctctgggtggggaagatcccctggaggaggcaatggcaactcactccagtattcttgcctgggaaatcccatagacagaggagcctggtgggctacagtccatggggttgcaaagagttggacatgtctgagggactgacacacacacacatattttatttattaatgtatacCTTTCCCacataaagagaaaacaaagaaaaattttaaagttacatCATAGAAACAGTGCAAACCTCTGATGTTTTGCATGGATTACAAAAATCTTCTGTGCTTGCCTGCCTAAATTTGAATTCTGTGGTACCTGTCCTatcattaagaggaaaaaaacataaaatcattGTTAAAAGAGTGAAGACTGCCACCCCAATAACCTAAGATACATTGAGAAATGTTTTACTCCATTCCATTGTGGAGCATCAAATTAAATCAGTCTTTAAACTTTTTGTTCTCAGGACCCTTTGCATTCCTAAAATTTATCGAGAACCTCAAAGAGTTATTGTTTATGTGGGttataaatatcaatatttactgtattaaaattgaaaataagaaattaaaaatattatttattcatttaaagatgACAGTGATAAAACTACTGCATGTTAACATGAATAACATATTCTATGAAAAAATCTATACAAAACAGATGAAAGTTAGTGGAAAGAATGGCATTGCTTTACATTTTTGTAACCCTCTTCGATGTATGGCTTAATGTGAGAGAGCTGGGAAATCATGTCTGTTTCTGACTTTAGCCTGCCACAATATCACACTTTGGTTgcctctggaaaattccaccTTACCCTTGGGAAAAAgtgcaaaaagcaaaaacatcttAGCAGCATGATGAAGAGAGATTTGATCCTGTAGATTCCAGCTGATAGGGTCTCAAGGACTCCCAGGGTTCCCTGGACTCTGCTTTGAGAACTCCAGTGTTACTTCGTACTTCTTGGGTCCTGAAAACGTATTTATTAATTACACTGAAGCTGGTCATTGTTATAATTAATCATACTTTACATTTGTGGATGCAGTCATTCCCCCTGTCCTATCTGATGCTGTTACTGGGTGGAAAGCAATCTGGAGCAGCACTGGGGAGTCAAAGGAACGGCAAAAGATCAGAATGAAACAATGGTTAGGCCAGGGCTATGGAGGGACCTGAAAGTTAGCAgtgtggaggcatgggtttgtGAACAAGCATTTCTGTAAGCTTCTACTTGCAGCTGGGCATAAAAAGATAAACAGGACAAGGCCATTCCCTTGGAAAATTAAGAACTCAGCATGGGGGACAGATAAAGACAAACTTACGTATAACACACAAAACCATGAGGTCATTGTTACAAGGAGTAGCAACAGAACGTGGGAGTGGAGTGGACTGTTGCAGATAGAGAACAGATCAGAGAAAGCAGTCTTCTATGGGTGGACCTGGAGAATTTTTCTAAGGTGACCCTGGAAGGAAACATTCTAGATGGGGCGAAGGGAGTGTCTGAAAGCATGGAGGCGGGACTAGGTCTCCAGTATTGAGAGCACTGCTGCTCCAGTGCTGAGGGGGGCGCTGTGAGAGGCGGTAGAGGGCTAGGAAGCAAAACATCAGCATCCTTGGAAAGTTTCAGAAATGCAAATCCTCAGGCCCCATACTGTTGAAGAAGTCTGATGgtcgagaaaccaagcaccacactcaaGAGAGTTGGAGAACTAACGTTTATTACACCGATGGgtccagaggagttaacacttaCAGCTCTGAGCACTGAACAAAAACATTACAAAGGTTTCATAGACAGTGCATGACATCAGACTATAGTGGCAGTGCTGACTGTTACTAGGCTAGTTTAAAGCAGGGGTTTCGTGCAAGTGGGAACAGCTGTTAGGAcacggtgggggaggggggtgcctGACTTTTATGCAAACAAACATGGTTAAGCAGGCAGCTCCTGGCATTGTTTTAAGTTTCCATTTTCCCAAACAGTCGTAACTTACatgactttgcaaggagcaagctgagttgcaaagagcaagctgagttacaggaGCAGAAGGAGTATTTAGTTATGTCTAGCTGGGTGTAAGTTTTAAAGTTTCCTCTTCAATACTTCTAGAGTGGAGCCCAGCACTCTGAACTTTAACAAGCTCTCCAAGTGGTTCTGACAGGGGAGAAACTTCTAGAAACACAGCAGCCCAGCATTGGTTTAAGTGTACAGGGTTTGATGTGACTGCATTCTAAGCCCAGTCCCAACACTTATCAGCTTTGTCACCCCCAGCAATACTCTCCACCTTTTGGAATCCCATTTCCTGCAACTCTGAGGTGGCCACAGTAAGGATATCTCCCTGACAGGTGTGCAGGCAGGCTTGGATAGGACAGTGTGTGTATAACATTCAGGCGGGGTCTCACACAGCCCTCAGCAGAGGGGAAGGGACACCCACTCTTGCCCACCCTTCTCCATGTGAGTGCCCTCAATATGGAACTGGGCTCACTCAAACAAGTTCTCTTGCTCAGTTGACTTGTTTTGTGATTACCCGTCTCACCCCAATAAACACCATTCCCTTCCCTTTTGGTTCCTCATCAGCAGAATGGAGATCATGAGATGTGCTCTTGGGCTAGAGCTAGGATGTGAGATTACAGGGAAACAATCCCTCCCATATCCTGGTGGGTATGCTTCTCTCGCTCCTTTCCCTCATTGCTGTGATTGTCCTTCCACGTGTGCCCAACATCACCTCCTAGAGGGAGCGCTCTTGCAGCATTCTTGTGGGAAGAAGCCTTATGGTTTTCTCAGAAGAGCTACGGAAGGCCCTGCTCTGCTTCCACCCCATCTCCATCTTGCCTCAGTCTCGGGGTGCCTGTGCTCGCCTCATTTTGTGCatgggggcggggccaggagcTGGGAGGCTTGGGGGCATGATGGGAAGGGCTGTCAGGCACCACTCAGTCAGAAAGGCTAGTCTGGAGACTCTGAGCAGTGTGAGCCTGGAAGTTGGAGGCTCAGTGAGCTCTGTGCACCTTGGAGTCTACACActgatcccagggctgatctgagATGAAACAGGGCAGCCGTCACCTCCAGCATCCAGATCTTCATGCGGCATATGAGAATGCAGGTGCCAGTGTTTCAGCCCAGATCCCCAAATCAGACTCGCAAGCGTGGGACCCTGAAAGCTGCATTTGAGTCTCAGTGGCAGAGTGATACTGAGGAATACGTTTGAAACTCTGGCAGGTCAATGCTGGCAGCAATTTCCAGCGAACCTACCATACCAAGGTCATGGAGGGGCATGTGCAAAGTTAAGGTCTTGAAAGATGGCTTTTGAAACCTCCAGGTAGCTTTGGAATTGAcgaagactccaagcttccaaatATAATTTTAGTGTTTCATCATATTCAAATTCCTTGGACTTAaaaattcccaggtggctcagacagtaaaaaatccgtgtgcaatttgggagacctgggttccatccctgggttgggaagatgccctggaggagggcatggtaacccactccagtattcttgcttggagaatccccatggacaaaggagtctggtgggcttgagtccatgggatcgcaaagagtaggacacgactgtgtgactaagcacacacaagtGATATGGTCAATAGCAGCTAACCACAAGTCATTGGTAACCAGCGGTGTAGGACCCGGGGTGTGGATTGTATGTGGTTTAGCACTGAATTAAATGACCTGGGCTGAGAATGAGTAagtaaatatgtatttgtttgtgCTAAGGAGAAACATAGGTGAAAGAGTCATTGGATAATAGACTCATTGCTGCTAACGGATGCAAGTGATGTGGGCCAGGAGGAGGCTGAACTCCTCCTAGAGGAGGAGGAGTATTATTTATGTACAATAAATGTCCAAATATGTTCCATCTGAAATGTGATGAAGCAGAAGTTTGAGGTGAAAGACACAATGGTTTTATTGTGAATCAAAACAGCTCCcctttgcaaataaaaacaaatcacatGGGCACGTAATTTTATCCCCATAACCTGGGGCTACAATTTTTtcctgattcattggaaaagaccctgatgctgggaaagattgaaggcaggaggagaaggggacgacagaggatgggatggttggatgacatcaccgactcaatgagacatgagtttgagcaagctccgggagttggtgatggatagggaaaccCGGTgaactgcagtctatggggttgcaaagagtcagatacgattgagcgactgacctgaactgagttGAACCTGGGGCAGTGACAGTTGAATCTTTCTAAGAACAAGAACACACTCAGGCTCACGTTAAatctttaatgtttattttcctaTTGGGTTTTACAAAGTAAACTGGCTTTTCttcctctccaaaaaaaaaaaaaaaaaaagtaataatgaaaTCTTGTTTCAAGGTAGGATAACAATCCATGAGCTTCAGAATTTACCTGTTAAACTGCCTTTCGCTGTATTCTGACAGCAGCCATGTTTAGCTGAATGGAGACTTTTCTGTAACCCATTTCCCAGACCCTCCTGGTCCACCTACTGCTCAGGCAGCCTGGAATGACTTACTCGTCTGCACTTACACTGCTGGAACCTGTCGGAGCTAGTTGATGAATAAGTCAAAGGATCAAGCTTGCTAGGTTTGGGACAAATGACTGCAATTTTTGGGAGGACGTGGGTCGATGAGGGCAAAGCGCCTGCTTTGCTACAATGTATGCCAACTGGATGGGTTCCAAGCAGTCAGCCTGGACTCCAGGTCTAGACAAGTCAACCTGAGTCTACGATGGCTGTAGTCATCTTCCACAAGGGGACAGATGATGGCATGTAGGGGATCCAGTCACTGTCATATAGGAAGACAGCCAGGGGTCTGTCTATTTGGGGAAACCATTCAGCTGTTGGAGAAGAGCACCTCCCACAAATGGAATCTCAGGGGAGCCAAGGGTGAACATTTTTGCAGGGGTTGACAGAACAGTTACTGCACGCTGAGGTTTCATTCAGCCTCACATGGACCACATGCAGATCACCTGTTAACTTGGTTTGGATTTCAGACTGCTTTTCCAAGAACCATTGGAAGGTAGTGGTAGTACACAGGAAACATCTCTGACACTGGTTTCATCTCTTAGggctttttattttcccaaatggATAAACATGGCAGGGAAAAGTCAGGGCTTATCTTAAGGAGGAATCCAATTCATTGTGGATACCGATGTGCCACAGGAGGAATGGCAAACCCATGTGGCTTTTCTGTAAGAAACATGCCTTAGATCTTAAACACGATTGCTGCTTTGTATCCAACACAGGGCTTTTTCATGTAATAAAGGAATGCATGTCCCCCTTTAAAATATGATGTAGAGTCAAAAGCCATGTCGTAAAAAATATCTGGAAAACTACACATCTGGGCAAGTAGAGGAAGTACAGCTGTTTACAATATTTTAACAAGTTAGTGGTGTGAGGGTTTGGGGAAGAAGAAACTGACGATGACCATGCCACTCACAGGTGCTGGAGATGGATCCAGAGTGAATTCAAGTGTGTTCCTGAGGCCTCGGATTTCCAGAAGGTGTTTACATGCCGTGTGGAGTGGGAGGCTCATGCAGTTCATACAGACGGGGATTGTTGCTAATGGTGTGACTGAGAAGTCTGCCCGATGCCCTGTTGGGCACAGGGGTAGGGTTTAGCCTTGTTCCTCTCGGCTgatctctttcttattttcttcaagattttcttaTCAAATAGTTCTTTTTCCCGGTAATGCACAGGTGGCCCTTGCCGGTACTTTGCTTCTGCCTCCTTGTAGTCCAATCCATCCACTGTAGCAATTGAACAAATGATTGCTTCTGGCAGAAGAACTTCCAGAAGGAAGCTCACTGGGTCATCTCTGGTCAGAGCCAGCGCTCTCTTGTCTATGTGTCTGTAGATTTCTCGTAAATGTCTTACCACTGCATCTAGCTGATTGTCATCCTCCAGGTATGTTTCAACGCAGATCACGTACCTCTCCGAATTCAGAAATGATTCAAGCCACTTGGATTCTTTCCTGCCTTTGACAATGTCCAGAAGATGCGGGTCGGCCCCCTTGTTTTCACGATGAAGTCCACCAGCTTCTGGTTGGCTCGGTCCCGAGCAGCCCTCATCCGGTCAGGGAGGATTCTCTTGCAGTGCCTCTTTGCAGCCACAGGGGTCTCCTCCTCAGAATCTTCCAGGTCGGAATAATTCACCTTGGGGAAATCCATCTGCAGATCACCTTCTTGGATGGCTTTCCTCATGGGGTAACTGAGGTCAGCAGCATAATAGTCCAGGAAAGAGCCCACAAAAGACCCGCGAACAAGCCCCTCTCTGTAGCTGGAAATCAGTGAGAAACACCAGTTCACACTTTCCCCGTATACTTTGCTGGCTCTCTTCATTAGCTTTTCTTTGCCATTATAATCCAGGTGCTTCAACCTTCGAAGAGGAACTTGAATGCCGCTCTTCTCACAGTGCATGTTGGCCTCAATCAAAAGCACCCTTGCGGTCTGCTCGGTTGGGCTGACACTCGTGACCACGGCTGGCCAAAATGGGTGATTCTGAAACTTAAACCAGACCAGCATTCCTCTCTCAATGGGACACAGCTCCTCTGGGAACGCCATGCTCGTCAGCTGTCCTGCTTCCTTGCCCCCGCCCTCCTTGATGGCATTGGTGGGCTTAATAGCCTTTGAGCCAGCTGAGGGCTGAGATTCTTGCCACTCTTCCTCACACCCTGGGGCCTGCAGCTTCCTTTTACTGTTTGCTAGGCGGAATGAATTACACAGGCTCAGGTTAGGGGCACTGGAGGATGCTGCGGCACCTTCCAAGCCTGAGTTGCACGTGCCCTCTCCAGGGTCAACATTCACCGAGGAGGTAGCACGTTCAGGGGACACAGCCAGGGACTTTGGGCAGGTGTTGTGCGCCCCCTCTTCCAGAGCCTTGGGCACAGTGAGGATGAAACCCGGTGTAAATGACGGAAGCACACATCCACCTCTAACATCTACACCCACCTCCTCCACTGTACAGGGCAAGGACATAACTTTTGAGGCGTCCCCCTTTTCCTTGCCCTCTTTCTCATGGTCATCTTCTGAGAGGGATGGGAAGTTTGGGTGCACCCCGGAGCTCTGAGATGACTCTGTTTGCATTTCGCTTGGGATCGGGGGCGATGGGTGTGCACACCTGTGGCTTGTCTCCATCTGGGCCATCCTCCCTCTCTGAAGGTACCACGGGTGATTTGgagcttttccttttcctcacaCTCCTCCGTAGGCCCCGACTGGGCTCCTGACACCTGCTACGATGTTGCTTTTGCAGTCTCCTTGGAGACTGCGTCTTGGACTCTGGATCACCCGTGACTCTTGCTGGAGTGACATTTCCATTCTTATGCAGAAGGTCCCAGGCCATTGTAATAGCACATATGTaggccatttcctcttcttctgggGCACTGGGCTCCGGCTGGGCCGCTAGTGAGGTGGAGATGGATTCAATCATGGACTCCTTTAGGgtcttcatctttgtttttttcactctGACTTTTTCGTCTACTGAGAGTATCTGAACTTCCCGAGAAAGGgccctttttctcttctgttgtgGTGAGACGCTGGGTCTGGACAAGACCTTGGCTGGCCAAAAGCGGCCTTTCCAAACGCATAGGACATACCTGGTGTCCATCGTGATTCAACTTGGGCACCAAGGATTAGTTAGCTGAGGCTGACGGGTCTGGCCCTCATACCCTCAGGTGCGGCAGGTCTCCCTTAAACAGTGTGCTTGCCCACAGTCTTTGCCTATGACTGCAAAGCGTTTACAGCTTGTGCAGCCTGTGCTCTTCTGCCCGAATCTTTGAAAGATGCCCGAGGTTGTGTTTTCAATGGCCTAGGATGGAGAATACTagaatatggaaaagaagaaCAGAGTCAGGACGGGTTGGGGGGAGGGACATATGCCTTTTGTGAAAGTGGAAGGCTTGGTCAAGGAGCATTAATGAGAGATAAAGCAAGGAAGTATTAGGGCTCTTTATCCATGTGCCTAGGGGTTAGAGACATGGCAGATACGTGGGGAGAAAATACCAAGGGTACCGGAGGAGTTTTATAAGCCCTCCAAACCCAACACCTTGCCTTATttgttactgtgtgtgtgttagtcactcagtcctgtccgactctttgtgatcccaaagacttagcccaccagactcttctgtctacggaattctccaggcaagaatactggagtgggttgccattcccatcttcaggggatcttcctgacctagggataaaACCCtgatcttctgcactgcaggcagattctttgccatctgagcgaccaggaaagccctatttgTGACTACTGTGCATAAAAGGGCAATCATGTGGGGAGGCGGGGATATCATGACTGGGACCTTGTTTGTGTCACTGGACATCCTGTGCCTTGTGTACTCCTTGGGGCCTATCCCAGGAGCAcgcttcactttttctttcctagGGAGCCAGTACCCCACTGCCTGTGCACCCAGGGGAGCCAGAGGTGATCACCAGCATACAGGTATATTGGGTGTCAGCACATTGTTATATTAAATAGCACGAGCTTGGACTCCAGAGGTGCATAGAGAACTGATTCCAGATGAAATGTTTAGGAAAAGGGGAAGAGCTTACCCTTGGCATGCAGATCTTGGCAGGTGTGGTTCTGAAACTGGATCTGTTGATTCTCAGACTCAGACTGCACATCTGTCAGACCCTTCGCCCTGCTTGGTGCTTCTGAAGTGCACAGAGTTCTCTCAGGGGTCAAACAGCATCAACTGTACAGACCCAGGACATGAGCACCTCCAAAGTGGatctagaaaatgcaaaagaagaTAGGAAATTAAGCCACTGAACCAGGGATCGGTTCATCATGCTTCCTTCCCCAAGTCTGGAATGCATGCCGCTCTGAAACAGAAATGTCAGTTAAATCTCACTTATAATGTGGGAGTCACATTTATTTCTCCCTTCTGTTGCATTTTGAAATACTTCCACAGTAAGCTACTGACTTTCTGCCACTCCCTCCTGTCTCAGAGGAGTGGGGACAACCAGCTCCGTGAGAGCCTTCATCTGCCCTGAGTACATATGTTTAGTAGGAGCagccacaaaagaccctgaattgcCAAAGTAACCTTAAGAAGGGTTGACTAGCCAAAGAAACCTTGAAAAAGGAGCCtcaggaatcaggctccctgatttCAGACGACACTACAAAGCTACGGTCATCAAAccggtatggtactggcatgaaaACGGAAACACAAACCAGTGGAACAGAAGACAGAGCCCTGAACAGATAGCCTCAGTAGTTCATCTGCCCTGAACACATAGCTTTAGTAGGAGCAGCCACAGAAGACCCTGAATcaccaaagcaaccttgagataGAAGGGTTGGATCGCTAAAGCAACCTTCAGAAAGGAGCCTCAGGAATCAGGCTCCTGATCTCAGATGACTCTACAAAGCTATGGTCATCAAACaggtgtggtactggcacaaaaacagacacacagaccagtGGAACAAAAGACAGAGCCAAGAAATACAGCCCGGTGCATACGGTCAATTCAcgtatgacaaaggaggcaagggtAGATTGTCACTGAACATCACCAAGTCCATGTGCCCAACACACAACAAGGCCAAACAATACTCAAACATTGGAGCTTGGAACAGAGAAAAGTTTATTATAAGGCCATGCgaggagatgggtggctcatgccCTATAAACCCCAATGTTCCTGAAAGCTTTCATCAAAGCTCTTTTAAAAGCACTAGTTGAGGGAGGGACATGGCTAGTTTTACAAACTTCTTGTCAGAGCCTCTGTTCTTGAGGTCAGGTCATGGTCAGATGAGGTGTTCCTATAAATCGCTACcaaacaaatgttattctctgtcccGATATGAAAGGGCAATGTCCCAAGGAGCAACTTTCACCCTCCAAGGTCCTGGGCCTGGCTaagaggaggcagagctcagccGGTAACTCCCTCAGGGCCAGGTCGCCAGACCCTCCTCATCTGTCATCGCTGAAGGAGCCAGGTGTCCAACCCAAGTGGCCCCTCAGTCTCCTCAGGACGCCCCAAGGGGGAGAGACCAGGTCCCACAGACAGCAACCGAGGCTGACTGCCACTGCTACGGGATCAAAGAGATAGGGACAGGGGAGAGGTTCACTGCTTGCTTCAAAGGCTCGTGAGGGGCCTtggtgagggctctggagccGTACGGGACACATCGCCCAGCCTGTTCTCTGGGGTTCTAGCTAAGGCCAGGTGAGCTGGAGGGCCTCAGGGAGAAGGCCCAGATCCGCCTCTTACCTCACTCTTCACTTCACTGACCACCACTCCACTGTTGTCTGAATCCTGTCACTAAGCATCCTTTCTTAACAGTTGGTAGCTTGTGGGTGGGGCCCACTGCTGCATTgtccaatggctgagcaggaccactGTGGCACCGACCAGTGGCTGAGCAGGACCACTAACTGTCGCTCATTGCCAGTTGGTTGCCAATGGGCAGGGCCCACTATGGCACCGACCAAGGGCTGAGCAGGACCCATTGCCTGGTAACAGGGTGCAGAGTAATAATGCAGAGCGACGGCTGCTGTGCTAGGGGCTGAACTCACTGTGTTCTGTTACAGTTCTCCCcttttctttgatactcctcAGTCTTGAGGATAACACATGAGTATGTTTAAACTTGGCCGAGGAATTTGTGTTTAGGGTGTCTGGGTTTCAACCTCCGATTCCGTTTCCTCCTTCCTCAAGTCTTTCAGGGAATGTGGCAACAACCTGTCTAGCAGTTTCCTGTTGAAGTGGGGCATAGTCCTATCTTGACTGGGGACTTGATACCAAGTTATAAATACTCCCAAGTTCCAAGTCCTCAATTCGAGTTTTATATAAGAAAGATTTTGTATACAGGATTCAGGAGAATGAAAACCAGCCTGCAAACCAGCCTGGACCTGAATTCAGGTGAATAAGCCTGAAAACCAGTCTGGAGAGACGTGTTGTCTGGTAGCCAGACTTGCAGAAGTATAATATACCAAATTATTTTAGGTCATGAGTAACTTAATGGGCATGGCTTCTGAATATCTGGAGAACATAGATCAAAATCAGTAATATTCCAGAGACCTTAACCATTATAATCATATACACCAGTTGACTCAGTAACCAAGCCTTCTGTTATGCTCATCAAAGCGAAAAGGAGCCAGAACTGGGGTAAGAACAACACATGTCACAAAGACCCCGGCAAAATGGTATTTGGTAATGGAGGGCCATCCTCTTTTTGCTCTAGAGGCATCACCGCTTGCCCTGAGTTGcttactttttctcattttaccttCACGCCCCCAAGGGATTGTTCTCAATAGAGCTGTGTTATTTCAAGGGGCAAAGTAAGCAATCCTTGGTTTTAGGCGTTCATTGTATTTGACGAAAGCCAGGTTTTTCGAAAGCCAGTACTTCATAACTCACTTAATTAAGCAGCTAACAGTTCCTCTTTCACTGTTCATTCTTAAGTACTAGCATATAGCACAGTCAAAATCCCCTCTCCCTTCAAGGGTAAGTGTCAATGTAAGATTGTCTTGTCACTTTGCTGATTCTGCTGCAGACAGCCCTAGGTCCACTGTGGCTGCCAGTGAGAGGGAAAATTTGCTTCTCCTACCAGTTTGATAAAAATGTCTTAACCAAATTCAGCGATATATCTGACCTATGTCTGTTTAAAAGACCTTCCTATGAATCTGCATGAAGACTAAGCAGTTTTGCAAAGCACAGCTTAACTGTCTATTAAAGACTTAAGAGGCAAGGTTGAAGATCTGATCACAATGTGTTGACAAAGAAGCTGAATCAAGTTGCTGTGGTAGAACCAGAATTATGGCTGATAGATTATACCAGGACATATAGTAAACTTTACCCATACAGTATACTCTTGGAAGGCTTATCCCCTTTGGAAATACTTCCCATGTAATTCAACATATCAAATGAAACTAATTCAATATTCCTCCTTCAGATGCCTTAAGGGCTCCCtaaaccaatccattctgaaggcaatcagccctgggatttctttggaaggaatgatgctaaagttgaaactccagtactttggccacctcatgcaaagagttgactcgttggaaaagactctgatgctgggagggattgggggcaggaggagaaggggatgacagaggatgagatggctggatggcatcagtgactcggtggacgtgagtctgagtgaactccgggagttggtgatggacagggaggcctggcgtgctgcgattcatggggtcgccaagtgtcagacacgactgagcgaccgaactgaactgaactgaactgaaagaaccttCACGTCAGCTGGACGTCAaaagaaatgtaattaaaatttggCATTTGGGAAGTCTGTCAAAAAGTCCCAAAACACTTGGTCAAATAAGGTCATTGGTCTCTGTAAGACAGTGCAAATATAATCTAAAGGTTACATAAATTATGGCACAAGAtctggcactcaataaatacttaataaatggATGACTGAAGGATAAATGCAGTGAGATTAGTTAATACTGCCATCACCTACATCTTCACTAGCAATCTTGTAAAGTAATTGAGCCCAGATTCCTCCTCCTGATGAGGATCTTTGCTGAGTGGTTGAAGATTTTAGAGGAAACCTGAAATGCTCATGACTATAGGTTCAAAGGAACCTCCTCTGAAAATACATGTTGGTATTATCTCATCTTGGGAGATTAAATCTCCTTTAAGCAACAGCATTTTTCTCTAGCGCTGGCTGCACGAAAGCTTTCCAGCAGTATAAGTTTCTGAAGCAGTGCTTATTCTGGCAACAAAGGAGAAATCCTTAATTGGCAGATCATAGGCAACTATTTTCTGACAAGGAGGCACATGTCAAAACTGTATGTCAGGAGGATACTACCGAGCGATAATGCTGAAGCTGATCTCTTTGGGAAATTTGTCTCAGCCACAGGAATGACTGCccttttaaagcaaaacaaaaacagaaacagaaacaaaaaaacagcatCTGGCATCAAGTCTGCAATTCCAAACATTCTATGCTATTAGTCACTGCAAGATTAATTCCCGGCCCAatgcttgctttttctatcataaATGTTATACATGCAGAAAatttgaaagaagaaagcaaaatcatTCACCATTCAAAGGGGAGTCAGCATTAAAATCTGGAGAATTTCCCTCTTGTCATTTTTCTATGGATATTTTAGCATAATTATGTTTGTGTATTATATGTAAAGAGTTTACATTCTGAGTTTTTCCAGTTTAATGTGATAACATAGCAGTACATTGCAGTTCtccatgttttgtttttgcaaattACCCACAGATATTAGTGAGATCCATTTACCAAAGTTTAATCTAATCTCAGCCTGACCATGTATACAACTCCTTTATTTTTACTCAAAACGTATATCCTACTTCCCTACTATATactgataatttttttcctttattcttagtAGCTTTAATTACATATTTAGATTCAAACCCTCAACTCTTAAACaccttaatttttattgaaaactaAGAGGCAAGTAATTGTGAACTGTTTGTCATACCAGTATTTTCTGACTGGAAC encodes the following:
- the LOC114111641 gene encoding LOW QUALITY PROTEIN: PWWP domain-containing DNA repair factor 4-like (The sequence of the model RefSeq protein was modified relative to this genomic sequence to represent the inferred CDS: inserted 1 base in 1 codon) — protein: MQTESSQSSGVHPNFPSLSEDDHEKEGKEKGDASKVMSLPCTVEEVGVDVRGGCVLPSFTPGFILTVPKALEEGAHNTCPKSLAVSPERATSSVNVDPGEGTCNSGLEGAAASSSAPNLSLCNSFRLANSKRKLQAPGCEEEWQESQPSAGSKAIKPTNAIKEGGGKEAGQLTSMAFPEELCPIERGMLVWFKFQNHPFWPAVVTSVSPTEQTARVLLIEANMHCEKSGIQVPLRRLKHLDYNGKEKLMKRASKVYGESVNWCFSLISSYREGLVRGSFVGSFLDYYAADLSYPMRKAIQEGDLQMDFPKVNYSDLEDSEEETPVAAKRHCKRILPDRMRAARDRANQKLVDFIVKXKGADPHLLDIVKGRKESKWLESFLNSERYVICVETYLEDDNQLDAVVRHLREIYRHIDKRALALTRDDPVSFLLEVLLPEAIICSIATVDGLDYKEAEAKYRQGPPVHYREKELFDKKILKKIRKRSAERNKAKPYPCAQQGIGQTSQSHH